Sequence from the Mixophyes fleayi isolate aMixFle1 chromosome 4, aMixFle1.hap1, whole genome shotgun sequence genome:
GGCTGAATTGAATAGGCATATGCACCTCCCTTCAGTTCAATGTCATTGAGATGGATTGGGTCTTTAAAGCTGCTTTCTTGTGAAAATCAACTGAGGGAATAGACCTTAacagacaggaaaaaaaaaacagaccttGGAGTACTTTTCCCATTGGATGAAACTTTAGTTTTTAATGTCTAACCCCTgtatatttcaaaataattattCTGTCCTGAGCTGCTGTGTGAGTATCTCACAATGGCACAAACAAAAACGATATTCCAACAGTAAATATTTCAATTGAAAATCTAGTTAAAAATACTGGGAACATTCATGAAAACTTTGTGCACAGATCACTGTGCAGAACAATATGTTGTAGCCCATGGCAACCAGGCAGATTCCATCCGTCATTTTTCTTGTGAGTTTAAAAAATCAAATTGAATGTATGTAGCGAGAAGTTACAGGGCATTTAACTCGTGCTCTATATTTTAGACATTTCCCCTGTAGTGTTTATCCTACATACtctgcataaaaatatattaaaatcactGTGGTGCAAATATTTCCTGTATGTCCCAGATATCAGACACTGCGCCTCCACATTGTAGGTAGTCAACGATGGAAACGTCATTAATATATCAGATCAAAAGGAAAATGTGGGTTTAATGCTAGAATCAGTGAATCTTCTGTTGCCCTCTCCCGCTATGGTTTGTAATTATCTTTAAATGTAATGACAGGCAGTAAAAAATACGTATTTTCttagttaaaaaataatatactaatattaCGAAGTTAATGATAATATACAACACATCAGATGTTTGTTAACCCCTTGTATGTAGTTTACCCAGGCCATTATCTTGTAAACTGTGTTGAATTTCAATTTATTTGACTTTTTCAGGTTGTATAAATAATATGTCATGTAAAAAATGATGGTTGTAAATAAACTGAAATgaagaaatattttaaagaattagcCCTgcctttagattgcaagctcatacGGGCAATGATTTCTATGCCACATGTTTTAGCTTATGTTTATTATGCATTATTTGCATTTGTATCGATCGATCTGTTTATACATCCATCCAGCTCTTTGTATGTTCTGTATAATAACAAAAAAAGGGCAGCTTCAGATCCTCTCATTTAAAAATATGAatctatataaaaaatgcaggttTGAACTTGAAACTTGCCTGTCAGCTTTATCCTCTAAGATGCTTGGATCATCTAATTGTCATTGCAACTGGTGATGGATAAATGTTCTTCCTAGGGGGATAAGTCATTAAGCTATCAGGAGTGTCAGTGTCCCCTCTGCTTACCAGATCTCACAAGGTTAATTAGTAGAAGTTAAATCAATGTGCTAATTCCTATAGACTATGTAACGAAACAAGGGGAACAGAGACGGGGAAGGAAAGAGAGAGGTTTGGCAATGAGCTAAACCAGAGGTGGCTGCTACGTGTGTGACACACCCCCTGAGCAACAAGGGAATATCTTTGGGACAGGGAGACTGCCAAGCGCAGAGATGCCAATCAGAGACTCTCTGTACAGATGTGATGGGCGCAGCAGTGTGAGATTGTTGGAGTGGAAGAGGATGCACAGCAACAAGGGAGCTGCCGATCTGCTGTGAATAGGTGTTTAGACGGAAAGACTGAAAGGCACAGATTATGTGCGGTGCGGCTGTTTAGGGTCTCTTCAGCCACCCAGGGGCAGAGGTTGCGCTCCAATATTGAAGAGAGACAATAACCTAAAGAGGGAGAGATGGCTGTGGTGTCCGgggagaccgttgatgagacacTGTTGTCCCTTAGTGCCCTGGGACAAGAGGGCTATGATCCAGAAAGGGTCACCCAGGACTGCTGTGAGAGGGTGGTCATCAACATATCAGGGCTCCGGTTTGAGACCCAGCTGAGAACTCTGGCTCAGTTCCCCCAGACCTTGCTGGGAGACCCAAAGAAACGGATGCGCTTTTTTGACCCGTTAAGAAATGAGTACTTCTTTGATCGCAACCGCCCATGCTTTGAtgctatattgtattattatcaaTCCGGGGGCAGGCTCCGCAGACCGGTCAATGTCCCAGTTAACATCTTCTTGGAGGAGATTAAGTTTTATGAGCTGGGAGAGGAGGTCATAGAGATGTTTCGGGATGACGAAGGGTTCATCAAGGAAGAAGAGCGCCCTTTGCCTAATAATGACTTTCAGAGGCAGATTTGGTTACTCTTTGAGTACCCAGAGAGTTCAAGACCTGCTAAGGGCATTGCAATTATTTCTGTCCTCATTATTCTTATCTCCATAGTCATCTTCTGCTTGGAGACTCTGCCCGAATTCAAGGAAGAAGTTAGGCTCTCAGGTGAACATCTAGTGGTCAATGGAACCCGCACTACAAAGGAAAATATCTTAACTGACCCTTTCTTCCTGATTGAGACTCTGTGCATCATCTGGTTCTCCTTTGAGCTCCTGGTCAGATGCATTGCCAGCCCAAGCAAACCTACTTTCTTCAAGAACATCATGAATGTCATTGACATTGTGTCCATCATCCCTTATTTCATTTCCTTGGGAACCGAGTTGGCTCAGAACAGTAGCAATGAGCAGCAGGCCATGTACTTGGCTATTCTGAGGGTCATCCGCCTGGTAAGAGTATTCCGGATTTTCAAGCTCTCCAGGCACTCTAAAGGGCTTCAAATCTTAGGCAAAACATTGCAGGCCAGTATGAGGGAGCTTGGTCTTCTCATCTTCTTCCTCTTCATTGGCGTCATCTTGTTCTCCAGTGCTGTGTATTTTGCAGAGGCTGATGACCCAGAGTCTTTATTCACCAGCATCCCTGAATCTTTCTGGTGGGCTGTGGTGTCCATGACCACAGTGGGATATGGTGACATGTACCCTGTAACCATTGGTGGGAGAATAGTAGGGTCTCTGTGCGCCATAGCTGGTGTCTTAACCATCGCCCTCCCAGTACCTGTCATCGTCTCCAATTTTAGCTACTTTTATCACAAGGAGAATGACCATGAAGAGTATTCAAAGTACACCCACGTCACCTGTGGGCAGCAACCCTCTTCTTTTGGAGACCTAAAAAAGAGTGAAAGCAAACAGTCATTCAACAAATCGGATTATATGGAATCGGAAGACCCGGATGAATCCAAATATTCACAATTCACTACCAACAAAAACTATGCAGAACAAACAAAGTTAACTGAGGTATGACCTCTTGGTAAGTCCCCAGAACAATCGATCAACGCAGGTCTGTTGGTAATGACCTCACTGGTAGTGCTGGCAAGCACATCATCACCAGCCTGTGATGTGTGCAAAAAGGTGACCATGCACTGTGGAGAGTGAAGAATATACAGTAGATGTTTAATAATGAGAATCCTAGCTGTCAGGTTGTCCTAgaattattgctttttttttttttaaacctgtcaAGTAAATTAGGATGGAGATGGTGTGGGTGTTTAAGAACTATAATGCACAGTAAACCTATATATAGTGGGAATGGTGATATTGTATAAATAGACAACTCTATGCAGAAATTGGCAAATGACCATGGTTCATAATTGTTGGTTGTTTCTAAGTAAGGAGATTTATGTGTGGATCTGGCTTTCCCAAGTAATATTCTATCCGGCAGTGACAATCCACAGCAATCACATGCTAGCACATTACTTACATGGCAGAAACTGTTTTGGATAGATTTTTGCAACAGTGCCATTCACTGACAAGGACTCTGATATATATATGAGAACCATCGTGAGCCACTAGGGCTGAAGAACACCTGTCTGGAGCTGTGACCAGAAACGTACGCATCTAAGTCAACGCAAGGtcattgtttaatatttatttgcagaaaaaatgGGAACGaaataataacatcataataatgTACTTTATGTTGGAAcatacaggacctcatttagagtcggacgcaaagtccgttttaggcgcatccagcaaaaaaacactaccacgcatgtgcagaaagcaccaaatccgcctgcatcttggactcAATTAACACTTGAGACAGTTTgcaactcactacgagagaatgggaggaacacggatttgtTAAGGCGTgaacatgtaaatacatcctagtcgcagtgaggcgcagacgcaacacacgccAAAACAGGGCTAAACCTGTGAGGCAGGatttaggtggcgcaagcgttagctagctgcaggaactgctcgcagctcgatagggtattaagagtgggacgcaactggggttgcttgccacccgtagtaccctaccaagctgcggcacactcccactcctacacttcttaaacggactttgcgtccgactctaaatgaggtccacagtgTAATCAAAAAAGTCAATATACGGAAGAGTGAAGGCTTCAGGCCGTTACTGAATTTATTCATTTCCTCACCTTAGTGTATAAACATCTGCAGTTTTTTGCACTGTATCTTCA
This genomic interval carries:
- the LOC142150202 gene encoding shaker-related potassium channel tsha2-like gives rise to the protein MAVVSGETVDETLLSLSALGQEGYDPERVTQDCCERVVINISGLRFETQLRTLAQFPQTLLGDPKKRMRFFDPLRNEYFFDRNRPCFDAILYYYQSGGRLRRPVNVPVNIFLEEIKFYELGEEVIEMFRDDEGFIKEEERPLPNNDFQRQIWLLFEYPESSRPAKGIAIISVLIILISIVIFCLETLPEFKEEVRLSGEHLVVNGTRTTKENILTDPFFLIETLCIIWFSFELLVRCIASPSKPTFFKNIMNVIDIVSIIPYFISLGTELAQNSSNEQQAMYLAILRVIRLVRVFRIFKLSRHSKGLQILGKTLQASMRELGLLIFFLFIGVILFSSAVYFAEADDPESLFTSIPESFWWAVVSMTTVGYGDMYPVTIGGRIVGSLCAIAGVLTIALPVPVIVSNFSYFYHKENDHEEYSKYTHVTCGQQPSSFGDLKKSESKQSFNKSDYMESEDPDESKYSQFTTNKNYAEQTKLTEV